A window of the Diceros bicornis minor isolate mBicDic1 chromosome 12, mDicBic1.mat.cur, whole genome shotgun sequence genome harbors these coding sequences:
- the SERTAD2 gene encoding SERTA domain-containing protein 2 isoform X2 — MLGKGGKRKFDEHEDGLEGKIVSPSDGPSKVSYTLQRQTIFNISLMKLYNHRPLTEPSLQKTVLINNMLRRIQDELKQEGSLRPVFTASSQPADSLSDSYREAPPALGHPASPPAHPCDLGSTTPLEACLTPASLLEDDDTFCTSPAVPPAAPTRLSPPALPPEKDSFSSALDEIEELCPTSTSTEAAAVAATDSPKGGSSESSLQKPEGLQEGRPDDSKLMDSLPGNFEITTSTGFLTDLTLDDILFADIDTSMYDFDPCTSTSGTASKMAPVSADDLLKTLAPYSSQPVAPSQPFKMDLTELDHIMEVLVGS, encoded by the coding sequence ATGTTGGGTAAAGGAGGAAAACGGAAGTTTGACGAGCATGAAGATGGGCTGGAAGGCAAAATCGTGTCTCCCTCCGACGGTCCATCCAAGGTGTCTTACACCTTACAGCGCCAGACTATCTTCAACATTTCCCTTATGAAACTCTACAACCACAGGCCCCTCACAGAGCCCAGCTTGCAAAAGACCGTGCTCATCAACAACATGTTGAGGCGCATCCAGGACGAGCTCAAACAGGAAGGCAGCCTGAGGCCTGTGTTCACTGCCTCCTCCCAGCCGGCCGACTCGCTGAGCGACAGCTACCGAGAGGCCCCGCCCGCCCTTGGCCACCCCGCATCCCCACCCGCACACCCCTGCGACCTCGGAAGCACTACGCCCCTGGAGGCCTGCCTCACCCCGGCCTCGCTGCTCGAGGACGATGACACTTTTTGCACTTCCCCGGCCGTGCCGCCCGCGGCTCCCACCAGACTGTCCCCTCCAGCCCTCCCGCCGGAGAAGGACAGCTTCTCCTCGGCCTTGGATGAGATCGAGGAGCTCTGTCCCACATCTACCTCCACAGAGGCCGCCGCCGTGGCAGCGACTGACAGCCCGAAGGGGGGTTCCAGCGAGTCCAGCCTCCAGAAACCCGAGGGGCTCCAGGAGGGCCGGCCTGACGACTCGAAACTGATGGACTCACTGCCTGGGAACTTTGAGATCACAACGTCCACGGGGTTCCTGACAGACTTGACCCTGGATGACATCCTGTTTGCTGACATCGACACGTCGATGTATGATTTTGACCCCTGCACGTCCACATCGGGGACAGCCTCAAAAATGGCCCCAGTGTCAGCCGACGACCTCCTCAAGACTCTGGCTCCTTACAGCAGTCAGCCCGTTGCCCCGAGTCAGCCTTTCAAAATGGACCTCACAGAGCTGGACCACATCATGGAGGTGCTCGTCGGGTCCTAA
- the SERTAD2 gene encoding SERTA domain-containing protein 2 isoform X1, whose protein sequence is MLSETALELAGIIRQFIISQQIQRYMLGKGGKRKFDEHEDGLEGKIVSPSDGPSKVSYTLQRQTIFNISLMKLYNHRPLTEPSLQKTVLINNMLRRIQDELKQEGSLRPVFTASSQPADSLSDSYREAPPALGHPASPPAHPCDLGSTTPLEACLTPASLLEDDDTFCTSPAVPPAAPTRLSPPALPPEKDSFSSALDEIEELCPTSTSTEAAAVAATDSPKGGSSESSLQKPEGLQEGRPDDSKLMDSLPGNFEITTSTGFLTDLTLDDILFADIDTSMYDFDPCTSTSGTASKMAPVSADDLLKTLAPYSSQPVAPSQPFKMDLTELDHIMEVLVGS, encoded by the coding sequence ATATATGTTGGGTAAAGGAGGAAAACGGAAGTTTGACGAGCATGAAGATGGGCTGGAAGGCAAAATCGTGTCTCCCTCCGACGGTCCATCCAAGGTGTCTTACACCTTACAGCGCCAGACTATCTTCAACATTTCCCTTATGAAACTCTACAACCACAGGCCCCTCACAGAGCCCAGCTTGCAAAAGACCGTGCTCATCAACAACATGTTGAGGCGCATCCAGGACGAGCTCAAACAGGAAGGCAGCCTGAGGCCTGTGTTCACTGCCTCCTCCCAGCCGGCCGACTCGCTGAGCGACAGCTACCGAGAGGCCCCGCCCGCCCTTGGCCACCCCGCATCCCCACCCGCACACCCCTGCGACCTCGGAAGCACTACGCCCCTGGAGGCCTGCCTCACCCCGGCCTCGCTGCTCGAGGACGATGACACTTTTTGCACTTCCCCGGCCGTGCCGCCCGCGGCTCCCACCAGACTGTCCCCTCCAGCCCTCCCGCCGGAGAAGGACAGCTTCTCCTCGGCCTTGGATGAGATCGAGGAGCTCTGTCCCACATCTACCTCCACAGAGGCCGCCGCCGTGGCAGCGACTGACAGCCCGAAGGGGGGTTCCAGCGAGTCCAGCCTCCAGAAACCCGAGGGGCTCCAGGAGGGCCGGCCTGACGACTCGAAACTGATGGACTCACTGCCTGGGAACTTTGAGATCACAACGTCCACGGGGTTCCTGACAGACTTGACCCTGGATGACATCCTGTTTGCTGACATCGACACGTCGATGTATGATTTTGACCCCTGCACGTCCACATCGGGGACAGCCTCAAAAATGGCCCCAGTGTCAGCCGACGACCTCCTCAAGACTCTGGCTCCTTACAGCAGTCAGCCCGTTGCCCCGAGTCAGCCTTTCAAAATGGACCTCACAGAGCTGGACCACATCATGGAGGTGCTCGTCGGGTCCTAA